The following proteins are co-located in the Fluviicola sp. genome:
- a CDS encoding sigma-70 family RNA polymerase sigma factor, whose product MIGTVNMQQELKQLYRKWPDIRRYLKTLGCDSVSAEDIFQEALLIYVRKRESSDFELTVEPFFYVRNTCKLLWYNQARKEQKHISTELHENMEATEDAWFEKEMKIREVESTLAKLGAQCQELLQLFYGLGWNMVDIAKKIGLRNDKVAKAQKYRCLQKAKELIQEQELVVEPIKA is encoded by the coding sequence ATGATTGGAACCGTAAATATGCAGCAGGAACTCAAACAGCTCTACCGAAAATGGCCGGATATCCGCCGTTATCTGAAGACTTTGGGCTGCGATTCGGTGAGTGCCGAAGATATTTTCCAGGAAGCCCTGCTCATTTATGTCCGTAAACGCGAATCTTCCGATTTCGAACTTACGGTTGAGCCCTTCTTTTACGTGCGTAATACCTGCAAACTCTTGTGGTACAACCAGGCGCGCAAAGAACAGAAACACATTTCCACCGAATTGCACGAAAATATGGAAGCCACGGAAGATGCCTGGTTCGAGAAAGAGATGAAGATCCGGGAGGTGGAATCTACACTGGCAAAACTCGGGGCACAATGCCAGGAATTATTGCAGTTGTTTTACGGATTGGGATGGAACATGGTGGATATTGCAAAGAAAATCGGCTTACGCAACGATAAAGTCGCGAAAGCCCAGAAATACAGATGCCTGCAGAAGGCAAAGGAATTGATTCAGGAACAGGAATTAGTAGTTGAACCAATTAAAGCTTAA
- a CDS encoding T9SS type A sorting domain-containing protein — MKRLFNTLLLTLFGGTAFSQTTVNFTSSSTFNVPAGVTSLDIEVIGAGGAGAGNGGGGGGGGGYAKGTYAVTPGQILTVTVGVAGGGSAGGTSSVDTMISATGGSNGTTVSNPSIGGGGSGGSGTGGTINHVGGTGGGGYWTYFGGGGGGGAGLLGNGGNGGNTIAWTGQCQTPGGAAGTGGGAPGGDGGKGAGFTDPSCNVSNPSGNGLNYGAGGGGGNGNGGGPGTGTGGYVTITYTTCAVDNSTTLNGTTIMANEAGATYQWINCSGNTPIAGATNQSFTPTQTGNYAVIVNNGSCSDTSNCVNVVVCNLTASATSNGSTVTAVQAGTYQWINCSGNTPIAGATNQSFTPAQTGNYAVIITNNGCVDTSDCVNVVVCAFAATTTVLPDYTIHAVETGTYQWLNCTTSALIANETGQNYSPAVNGSYAVIITSNGCTDTSACVVITSLGIEDNELSVVNVYPNPFESTIQLLNAQGNEAFELTNTVGQVIWSGTEINTKDFSALVEGVYILQVTRGSNVRQLRLVKK; from the coding sequence ATGAAGAGACTATTCAATACATTACTACTAACTCTATTCGGTGGAACGGCGTTTTCACAAACAACAGTAAATTTCACCAGTAGTTCAACATTTAATGTTCCTGCAGGAGTCACCTCCTTAGACATTGAAGTCATCGGCGCAGGTGGTGCAGGCGCCGGTAACGGAGGTGGTGGCGGTGGTGGTGGCGGTTATGCGAAAGGAACGTATGCAGTTACTCCCGGTCAGATTCTGACAGTAACTGTTGGAGTAGCGGGAGGCGGATCCGCGGGAGGAACCTCGTCTGTAGACACAATGATTAGCGCAACCGGTGGAAGTAACGGGACTACGGTGAGTAACCCTTCTATTGGCGGAGGCGGTAGTGGTGGTAGTGGTACAGGTGGTACTATTAATCATGTAGGTGGTACTGGAGGTGGCGGCTATTGGACCTATTTCGGCGGCGGCGGTGGCGGCGGAGCCGGTTTACTTGGTAATGGAGGTAATGGAGGCAATACAATTGCATGGACCGGACAATGTCAAACACCAGGAGGAGCTGCTGGAACAGGTGGAGGAGCACCAGGTGGCGATGGTGGTAAAGGTGCCGGTTTTACCGATCCTTCATGCAATGTAAGCAATCCATCCGGTAATGGCTTAAACTACGGTGCTGGCGGTGGTGGCGGTAATGGAAATGGTGGTGGCCCTGGAACAGGGACAGGCGGTTATGTTACCATTACTTATACAACCTGCGCAGTTGATAATTCAACTACCTTAAACGGGACTACCATCATGGCTAATGAAGCAGGAGCAACATACCAGTGGATCAATTGTTCAGGTAACACACCGATAGCGGGAGCGACTAACCAGAGCTTTACTCCAACACAAACCGGTAACTACGCAGTTATTGTTAATAACGGAAGCTGCTCCGATACTTCGAATTGTGTAAATGTGGTGGTATGTAACTTAACGGCAAGTGCAACTAGTAATGGATCTACCGTTACTGCGGTTCAGGCGGGAACTTATCAGTGGATCAATTGTTCAGGGAATACCCCGATAGCAGGAGCGACTAACCAGAGTTTTACTCCTGCACAAACAGGTAATTATGCGGTAATTATTACCAATAATGGTTGTGTGGATACATCTGATTGCGTGAATGTAGTGGTTTGTGCATTTGCAGCTACAACAACAGTTCTTCCGGATTACACCATTCATGCGGTTGAAACGGGTACGTATCAATGGCTGAATTGTACCACTTCTGCTTTAATTGCCAATGAAACAGGACAAAATTATTCACCTGCAGTCAACGGATCTTATGCGGTTATCATTACTTCCAATGGATGTACGGATACTTCTGCATGTGTGGTAATTACATCATTGGGAATTGAGGATAATGAGCTATCGGTAGTAAACGTATATCCGAATCCGTTTGAATCAACTATTCAACTGTTAAACGCCCAGGGAAATGAAGCTTTTGAACTGACGAATACCGTAGGTCAGGTTATCTGGTCGGGTACGGAAATAAATACGAAAGATTTTTCGGCGTTGGTAGAAGGAGTTTATATTCTTCAAGTTACGAGAGGATCTAATGTAAGGCAGTTAAGACTTGTAAAAAAATAA
- a CDS encoding carbon-nitrogen hydrolase family protein, with product MDIVDNIELTYLSISDYEALKEAMVESYTGLANPYWTRKQVETLINQFPEGQVAIKVNGQIAGVALSIIVESSKYEHLHTYKQITGNYTFKTHRPDGNILYGIDVFIKKEFRGLRLGRRLYDYRKELCEKLNLKGIAFGGRIPNYHKFAKEMSPREYIEKVKRKEIHDPVLDFQMSNDFHPSKILKNYLEGDSHSKDYAVLLEWDNLYYEVKSEAPSAIKTVVRLGLIQWQMRPYSNLDDLMQQAEYFVDAVSGYRSDFALFPEFFNAPLMAENNHLSEPQAIRELAKYTQEVVQQFSKLAISYNINIITGSMPEMQNDRLYNVGYLCHRDGRIERFEKIHVTPDEAKIWGMEGGNQVHVFDTDCGKIGILICYDVEFPELSRLLATDGMDILFVPFLTDTQNGYSRVRHCAQARAIENECYVAIAGSVGNLPNVHNMDIQYSQSMVFTPCDFAFPSNGIKAEATPNTEMILIADVDITLLRELNQFGSVRNLKDRRTDIYDLKKRKRKDNS from the coding sequence ATGGACATTGTGGACAATATCGAACTGACTTATCTGAGCATCTCTGACTACGAAGCGCTGAAAGAGGCGATGGTAGAATCGTACACCGGCCTGGCAAATCCTTACTGGACGCGGAAACAGGTGGAAACGCTGATCAATCAATTCCCGGAGGGACAGGTCGCCATTAAAGTGAACGGACAAATTGCCGGCGTGGCACTTTCCATCATCGTGGAATCTTCGAAATACGAGCATTTGCATACATACAAACAGATTACCGGGAATTATACGTTTAAAACACATCGCCCGGACGGGAATATCCTTTACGGGATCGATGTGTTTATTAAGAAGGAATTCCGCGGGTTGCGACTGGGGCGGCGTTTGTATGATTACCGCAAGGAATTGTGTGAGAAACTGAACCTGAAAGGTATTGCGTTCGGAGGTCGGATTCCGAATTACCACAAATTTGCCAAGGAAATGAGTCCGCGTGAATACATTGAGAAGGTAAAGCGCAAAGAGATTCACGACCCGGTGCTGGATTTCCAGATGTCGAACGATTTTCACCCTTCCAAAATCCTGAAAAATTACCTGGAAGGCGATTCGCACTCGAAGGATTACGCTGTTTTGCTGGAATGGGACAACTTGTACTATGAAGTAAAAAGCGAAGCTCCGAGCGCGATCAAAACAGTGGTACGTTTGGGATTAATCCAATGGCAGATGCGCCCCTACTCCAACCTCGACGATTTGATGCAGCAAGCGGAATATTTCGTGGATGCTGTTTCAGGGTATCGTTCGGATTTTGCCCTGTTCCCGGAGTTCTTCAATGCCCCGCTGATGGCCGAGAATAACCATTTATCGGAACCACAGGCCATTCGTGAGCTGGCCAAATATACACAGGAGGTAGTGCAGCAATTCTCCAAACTGGCGATCAGCTACAACATCAATATCATTACGGGAAGTATGCCGGAAATGCAGAACGACCGCTTGTACAATGTGGGTTATTTGTGCCACCGCGACGGACGTATCGAACGCTTTGAAAAGATCCATGTGACGCCGGATGAAGCGAAGATTTGGGGAATGGAAGGTGGAAACCAGGTGCATGTGTTCGACACCGATTGCGGGAAGATCGGGATTTTGATCTGCTACGATGTGGAATTCCCGGAATTGAGCCGCTTACTGGCAACTGACGGCATGGACATCCTGTTTGTTCCTTTCCTGACGGATACACAAAACGGGTATTCGCGCGTGCGCCACTGTGCCCAGGCGAGAGCCATTGAAAACGAATGTTATGTAGCCATTGCCGGAAGTGTGGGAAACCTTCCGAACGTACACAACATGGATATCCAGTATTCCCAGTCGATGGTATTTACCCCGTGTGATTTTGCCTTTCCGTCTAACGGGATCAAAGCGGAAGCTACTCCCAACACGGAAATGATCCTGATAGCGGATGTGGACATTACGCTTTTGAGGGAACTGAATCAATTCGGGTCGGTGCGGAACCTCAAAGACAGAAGAACGGATATTTATGATTTGAAGAAGCGGAAACGGAAGGACAATTCCTAA
- the abc-f gene encoding ribosomal protection-like ABC-F family protein codes for MVILQQLSYQHPNKDRLLESISLSIQTNSKTALIGNNGSGKSTLLKLIAGQLQPTSGHISVQSEPYFVPQQFGQYDNLSIAQALQIDHKLRAFREILDGNVTDENMETLNDDWTIEERCEAALQLWNLPELDPEQKLGSLSGGQKTKVFLAGIAIRQPELILMDEPTNHLDLQGRTLLYDFIRSTASTLLIVSHDRKLLDLTDTICELSLSGIRVYGGNYTFYTEQKAIEQQALQNELQHAEKSLKKAKEKERETLERQQKLDSRGKKKQDKAGVARIMMNTLRNNAENSTAKTKSMHSEKIEGLSTDLQQVRSKLSGSDQIQFGFEASHLHKGKVLFKGTNLNVSYGDSKLWKEPVNIQINSGERISIHGANGSGKTSLLKLILGELEPESGAIQRAGDSIVYIDQDYSLIDPAKSIYEQVQEFNRTALLEHEVKIRLNRFLFGKETWDKSCNDLSGGERMRLLLCCLTISNSAPDMLILDEPTNNLDIQNTEILTAAINQYPGTIVVVSHDEFFLSQIGIEFKIQLGS; via the coding sequence ATGGTTATTCTTCAACAATTATCTTATCAACATCCCAATAAGGATCGCTTGCTTGAAAGTATCAGTCTAAGCATCCAAACGAATAGTAAAACAGCCCTGATCGGGAATAACGGATCGGGGAAATCGACACTTTTGAAACTAATTGCCGGGCAATTGCAACCCACATCGGGGCATATCTCGGTTCAGTCGGAACCTTATTTTGTTCCCCAGCAATTTGGCCAGTACGATAACCTTTCGATTGCACAGGCATTGCAGATCGATCACAAACTCCGTGCTTTCCGGGAAATCCTGGATGGAAACGTGACGGATGAAAACATGGAAACCCTCAACGACGACTGGACCATCGAGGAACGCTGTGAAGCTGCTTTGCAACTGTGGAACCTGCCCGAACTCGATCCGGAGCAAAAACTCGGTTCACTCAGCGGCGGTCAAAAAACCAAAGTTTTCCTGGCAGGAATTGCCATCCGTCAACCGGAACTGATCCTAATGGACGAGCCTACCAATCATTTGGACTTACAGGGCAGAACCTTGCTGTACGATTTTATCAGAAGTACCGCTTCTACCCTGCTGATTGTGAGCCACGACCGGAAATTGCTCGATTTGACCGATACCATTTGTGAATTGTCGCTCTCGGGAATCCGGGTTTATGGCGGGAATTATACCTTCTATACCGAACAAAAAGCCATCGAACAGCAGGCGCTTCAGAACGAATTGCAGCACGCGGAAAAGAGTCTCAAAAAAGCGAAGGAAAAGGAACGTGAAACCCTGGAAAGACAACAAAAGCTCGATTCACGCGGGAAAAAGAAACAGGACAAGGCCGGCGTAGCACGCATCATGATGAATACTCTGCGGAACAATGCCGAAAACAGTACTGCAAAAACGAAAAGCATGCATTCGGAGAAGATTGAAGGCCTTTCCACGGATTTGCAGCAAGTGCGTTCCAAATTATCGGGATCGGACCAGATTCAATTCGGTTTTGAAGCATCCCATCTCCACAAGGGAAAAGTCCTGTTTAAGGGAACGAACCTGAATGTCAGCTACGGCGATTCGAAACTTTGGAAAGAACCGGTAAACATTCAAATCAACAGTGGTGAACGCATCTCCATCCATGGCGCAAACGGATCGGGAAAAACAAGTTTGCTGAAACTGATCCTGGGAGAACTGGAACCGGAAAGCGGGGCTATTCAACGAGCGGGAGATTCCATCGTTTATATCGACCAGGATTACTCGCTGATTGACCCTGCCAAGAGCATTTATGAACAGGTGCAGGAATTCAACCGGACTGCTTTGCTGGAACACGAGGTAAAAATCCGGCTGAACCGTTTTCTTTTCGGGAAAGAAACCTGGGATAAATCGTGCAATGACCTCAGCGGCGGAGAACGCATGCGACTGCTTTTGTGTTGCCTGACGATTTCGAACAGCGCTCCGGATATGCTGATCCTGGACGAACCTACGAATAACCTGGATATTCAGAATACGGAGATTTTGACGGCTGCGATTAATCAGTATCCCGGCACAATCGTGGTGGTTTCACATGATGAATTTTTCTTAAGTCAAATTGGGATTGAGTTTAAGATTCAATTGGGCAGCTGA
- a CDS encoding DUF6150 family protein gives MKNLFTLLVLFLVSNGVNAQHVYSVNYESQADVKVFVVDYESQADLKVYKVQYSSQASGNDGKWFFVDYESQAKKSIYFVKYESQADLKIYFVDYESQAGWINNSKKQLMY, from the coding sequence ATGAAAAACCTATTTACATTACTAGTACTATTTTTAGTTTCCAACGGAGTGAACGCACAACACGTTTATTCGGTGAATTACGAATCACAGGCGGATGTGAAAGTGTTTGTGGTAGACTATGAGTCGCAGGCCGACCTGAAGGTTTACAAGGTCCAATATTCTTCCCAGGCAAGCGGAAATGACGGAAAATGGTTCTTCGTGGATTATGAAAGCCAGGCAAAAAAGTCTATCTATTTTGTCAAGTATGAAAGTCAGGCGGATTTGAAGATCTATTTCGTGGATTACGAGAGCCAGGCAGGTTGGATCAATAACAGCAAGAAGCAACTGATGTATTAA
- a CDS encoding DUF1569 domain-containing protein, whose amino-acid sequence METLFAKQTLDQSIDRINRLQPDKQPVWGKMNATQMLDHCSETMKVVRGQKQIKRSFISYTLGTMLKKNFYNDKPFHKNGPTHPDFIITTTSDFEQAKQQLIDHLVAFQEGGVEKCTSEPHAFFGKITREQWGIGMYKHLDHHLQQFGV is encoded by the coding sequence ATGGAAACACTTTTTGCAAAACAGACTTTGGATCAAAGTATTGACCGGATCAACCGGTTACAGCCGGATAAACAGCCGGTTTGGGGAAAAATGAATGCTACGCAAATGCTCGACCATTGCAGTGAAACGATGAAAGTGGTTCGTGGTCAAAAGCAGATCAAACGTTCTTTTATCAGCTACACCCTGGGGACAATGCTTAAAAAGAATTTCTACAACGATAAACCGTTTCACAAAAACGGTCCCACACACCCGGATTTTATTATCACCACCACTTCTGATTTTGAACAAGCAAAACAGCAACTGATAGATCACCTGGTAGCTTTCCAGGAAGGAGGAGTAGAAAAATGCACTTCCGAACCTCATGCTTTTTTCGGGAAAATCACCAGGGAACAGTGGGGAATCGGCATGTACAAACACCTGGATCATCACTTACAACAATTCGGAGTATAA
- a CDS encoding O-methyltransferase, giving the protein MEFIDQALDDYCCAHTSAESALLAKLNRDTHVNILQPRMLSGHFQGRLLSMLSKMIRPECILEIGTYTGYSALCMAEGLSENGKIITLDINAQLEDFVRSYISESEYASKIDYRICNAMEEIPTMNEQFDLVFIDADKMNYINYYNLVFDKVKPGGYIFSDNVLWSGKVVQTEGKIDKDTQLLKDFNALIQNDPRVENILLPIRDGIMIARKK; this is encoded by the coding sequence ATGGAATTTATAGACCAGGCACTGGACGATTACTGCTGTGCACATACCTCTGCGGAATCGGCACTTTTGGCTAAACTGAACCGCGATACACACGTTAACATTCTTCAGCCACGCATGCTGAGCGGGCATTTCCAGGGACGTTTGCTGAGCATGCTCTCAAAAATGATCCGCCCGGAATGCATCCTTGAAATCGGGACTTATACCGGCTACTCTGCGCTTTGCATGGCGGAAGGTTTGTCGGAAAACGGGAAGATCATCACCTTGGATATCAATGCGCAACTGGAAGATTTTGTACGTTCTTACATTAGCGAAAGCGAATATGCGTCCAAAATCGATTACCGCATTTGCAATGCCATGGAGGAAATCCCAACGATGAACGAACAGTTTGACCTGGTTTTTATTGATGCGGACAAAATGAACTACATCAATTATTACAATCTTGTTTTTGACAAAGTAAAGCCCGGTGGCTATATTTTTTCAGACAATGTGTTATGGTCGGGAAAAGTGGTGCAAACCGAAGGAAAAATTGATAAAGACACGCAATTATTGAAGGATTTCAATGCATTGATCCAAAACGATCCGCGGGTAGAGAATATTTTACTTCCGATCCGGGACGGGATTATGATCGCCCGGAAAAAGTAA
- a CDS encoding OmpA family protein, which produces MWKNYLFIAGISLASINSFYAQEEDPSCLAPSKKTQKLIDAGKNSPDLQSAAANFAKAMESEPDNAGAYYEFGMYAYEAGRKAYESNPNPAMGDRNFQKAEGLFQKAAELCPDYHSNIYYYLGVINYTQDEKEAANEWFKKFIAFKNTDNSRYGAEYTKQLADVKKLLADQKEETEMLAKEVPFNPKKIPNVSTDKDDEYLPMISPDNLLMFYTRKQDMKNLGDVVSNIQEVYTYSSRTDDHIAFDGGKAFPRPFNKGDFQSYGGATVSVDNKEMIICACKKTEVNGQPYMNCDLYSTTYQKTGPNPSDYQWSELVNLGPKINTPDGWEAQPSMSADGNTLFYTANRRTTKDNDVFVVKRNADGTWGAPRPFDEINTAGKDKSPFLHQDSETLYFVSQVSDDRKGVGGLDIFYMREENGVWSKPKNIGYPINSKGDEVGIFVSTDGKLAYFSSQQQGKWDIYGFDLYEEARPKAVTIIKGDLKDPEGKPVENATIEVAYENSEKVEQVRVNGNDGKFAVVVKTDKPQDIMVSVKKDGAAFDSKLITKEEITKKENRLNNKLEVKELKVGEAYTINDILYDYNSDVLSNKSKFILREFARFLKSNPTIKIMIQGHTDSDGDDAKNLDLSDRRAKGVKSYLISLGIEDDRLEAKGYGETKPKAANDTPENKAKNRRTEFMIQGM; this is translated from the coding sequence ATGTGGAAGAACTACTTATTTATTGCAGGAATTTCTCTTGCTTCTATAAACTCATTTTACGCGCAGGAAGAAGATCCTTCTTGTTTAGCTCCTTCTAAAAAGACCCAAAAGCTCATTGATGCCGGAAAAAATTCCCCGGATCTCCAGTCGGCAGCAGCTAATTTTGCCAAAGCCATGGAATCGGAACCGGATAATGCGGGTGCGTATTACGAGTTCGGAATGTATGCCTATGAAGCCGGAAGAAAAGCTTACGAGAGCAACCCGAATCCTGCTATGGGAGACCGCAATTTCCAGAAAGCTGAGGGATTGTTCCAAAAGGCAGCTGAACTGTGCCCCGATTATCATTCCAACATCTATTATTACCTGGGAGTGATCAATTATACCCAGGACGAAAAAGAAGCCGCCAATGAGTGGTTCAAAAAGTTCATCGCTTTTAAAAACACCGATAACAGCCGCTACGGCGCCGAATATACCAAGCAGCTGGCCGACGTCAAAAAATTACTGGCTGACCAAAAGGAAGAAACCGAAATGCTTGCCAAAGAGGTTCCTTTCAACCCGAAAAAGATTCCGAATGTAAGTACGGATAAAGACGATGAGTACTTGCCGATGATCTCCCCCGACAACTTATTGATGTTCTATACGCGCAAACAGGACATGAAAAACCTGGGCGACGTGGTTTCCAACATCCAGGAAGTGTATACCTATTCCAGCCGGACAGACGACCACATTGCTTTTGACGGCGGGAAAGCATTCCCAAGACCGTTCAACAAGGGAGATTTCCAGAGCTACGGAGGCGCTACGGTTTCTGTCGACAACAAGGAAATGATTATTTGTGCGTGCAAGAAAACGGAAGTGAACGGCCAACCCTACATGAATTGCGACCTGTATTCGACTACTTACCAGAAAACAGGACCAAATCCTTCGGACTACCAATGGTCGGAATTGGTGAACCTGGGGCCGAAAATCAACACTCCTGACGGCTGGGAAGCTCAACCTTCGATGTCGGCAGACGGAAATACCCTGTTCTATACCGCCAACCGAAGAACTACCAAAGACAACGACGTTTTTGTAGTGAAACGAAATGCCGACGGAACCTGGGGAGCACCAAGACCTTTTGACGAGATCAATACAGCCGGAAAAGACAAAAGCCCGTTCCTTCACCAGGATAGTGAAACCTTGTATTTTGTTTCACAAGTTTCCGATGACCGCAAAGGAGTTGGAGGTTTGGACATATTCTACATGCGCGAAGAGAACGGTGTATGGAGCAAGCCAAAAAACATCGGTTACCCGATCAACTCCAAAGGTGACGAAGTCGGAATTTTCGTATCTACCGACGGGAAACTGGCCTACTTCTCCTCTCAGCAACAAGGAAAATGGGACATTTACGGTTTCGACCTGTATGAAGAAGCACGTCCGAAAGCTGTGACGATCATCAAAGGTGATTTGAAAGATCCGGAAGGAAAGCCGGTTGAAAACGCAACAATCGAAGTGGCGTACGAGAATTCTGAAAAAGTAGAACAGGTTCGCGTAAACGGGAACGACGGGAAGTTTGCCGTTGTAGTGAAAACAGACAAACCGCAGGATATCATGGTTTCCGTGAAAAAAGACGGAGCGGCTTTCGATTCCAAACTGATCACGAAAGAAGAAATCACCAAGAAAGAGAACCGTTTGAACAACAAACTGGAAGTGAAAGAACTGAAAGTGGGTGAAGCTTATACGATCAACGACATTCTTTACGACTACAACTCGGATGTTCTTTCCAACAAATCGAAATTCATTTTGCGCGAATTTGCACGCTTCTTAAAGAGCAACCCAACGATTAAAATCATGATCCAGGGTCACACCGACAGCGATGGTGACGATGCGAAAAACTTAGATCTTTCCGACCGTCGTGCGAAAGGTGTAAAAAGCTACCTGATCTCGCTGGGTATTGAAGATGATCGCTTGGAAGCAAAAGGATACGGTGAAACGAAACCGAAAGCTGCAAATGATACTCCAGAGAATAAAGCGAAGAACCGTAGAACGGAGTTTATGATCCAGGGAATGTAA